The proteins below are encoded in one region of Candidatus Polarisedimenticolia bacterium:
- a CDS encoding cysteine desulfurase family protein — protein MPERIYFDHISTTPVAPEVLEAMLPFFGARFGVASSLHARGPTSRQAIDEARAEVAGLLAVPAEEILFTSSATESNNLALKGMAAASGRRGGHLIALQTEHIATLHPLRTLERQGFRVTLLPVDRLGRVDPDDLARALRDDTILVSVAHASGEIGTIQPLAELCRIARSHGVPFHCDATLTAGTPAWRETADGPDLVTLTSHLLYGPQGIAALRVRKGLRLLPLIEGGTQEGGLRAGTEPLAAAVGFGAAARLAARGMDRRDARARELAARLRGAVAERLDGLVWTGHSDRRLPGHVSFCILGAEAEAVLLALDAAGIEAASGSACTTGARKPSHVLQAMGIDPVTARGAITFSAGELNREEDPELAAAALEGVVSRLRALSPWPLGPGRT, from the coding sequence ATGCCGGAACGAATCTATTTCGATCACATCTCCACCACCCCCGTCGCCCCCGAGGTTCTCGAGGCGATGCTCCCTTTTTTCGGGGCCCGATTCGGAGTGGCGTCGAGCCTCCATGCCCGCGGCCCGACTTCGCGCCAGGCGATCGATGAGGCGCGCGCCGAGGTGGCTGGGCTTCTCGCCGTTCCCGCCGAGGAGATCCTGTTCACCTCCTCGGCAACCGAGTCGAACAACCTGGCGCTGAAGGGGATGGCCGCAGCCTCGGGGCGCAGGGGCGGTCACCTGATCGCCCTTCAGACGGAGCACATCGCCACGCTCCACCCGCTGCGCACTCTCGAGAGACAGGGCTTCCGGGTGACGCTCCTTCCCGTGGATCGGCTTGGCCGGGTCGACCCGGACGACCTGGCGCGGGCGCTGCGGGACGACACGATCCTGGTGAGCGTGGCGCACGCGAGCGGAGAAATCGGCACGATCCAGCCGTTGGCGGAGTTGTGCCGTATCGCCCGTTCGCATGGCGTCCCGTTCCACTGCGACGCCACCCTGACGGCGGGAACGCCCGCCTGGCGCGAAACGGCCGACGGCCCGGATCTGGTGACCCTGACGTCGCACCTGCTGTACGGGCCGCAGGGGATCGCCGCCCTCCGGGTGCGGAAGGGGCTGCGGCTCCTGCCGCTCATCGAAGGGGGGACTCAGGAAGGGGGACTGAGGGCCGGAACCGAGCCTCTCGCGGCCGCGGTCGGATTCGGCGCGGCGGCGCGACTGGCGGCGAGGGGGATGGACCGCCGCGACGCGCGCGCCCGGGAACTGGCCGCGCGGCTGCGGGGGGCGGTCGCGGAGCGCCTCGACGGCCTGGTGTGGACCGGTCACTCCGATCGCAGGCTACCGGGTCACGTCAGCTTCTGCATCCTGGGAGCCGAGGCGGAGGCCGTCCTGCTCGCCCTCGACGCGGCGGGAATCGAAGCGGCGAGCGGCTCGGCCTGCACCACCGGGGCGCGCAAGCCGTCCCATGTCCTTCAGGCGATGGGCATCGACCCGGTGACGGCACGCGGGGCGATCACCTTCTCCGCAGGCGAGCTGAACAGGGAGGAGGATCCCGAGCTTGCCGCGGCGGCGCTCGAGGGCGTGGTGTCTCGCCTGCGCGCCCTGAGCCCCTGGCCCCTTGGACCGGGTCGCACCTGA
- a CDS encoding DUF1015 domain-containing protein gives MPAASPFRALCYAPHLRASMDRLVAPPYDVLSDEQRRSLADGHPRNVVHLDLPRPSGEVDPYESAAVLLQRWVEDGTLARDARPAFYACEQLYRDPSGREAARRGFFARLTLEPFESGSVIPHERTLDRPRADRQRLLAATRTHLSAVFLLHPDPGAEVARLLRGALEGDRGVEARDLEGTRSRVVRVEDAERKAFLADRLRGQWCLIADGHHRYESALAYRDERRARGFRDAEHVLVFLCSLEDPGLAIFPIHRLVRSLPGFDPARFAERMAGLFRLLPAADPESLLQLMTSRRDRPGVFGLALEGGRLVLAEWREGEGLTLPEMAQTPAPLRNLDVVLLHRLVLEHLLKITHEAEAGQDHLDYVKDRREVFDRVAEGRAQIGVLMNPTRLEQVMAVTRGGYRLPQKSTYFYPKVLTGLVFDPLD, from the coding sequence ATGCCGGCCGCCTCGCCGTTCCGTGCCCTGTGCTACGCCCCCCACCTCCGGGCCTCGATGGATCGCCTGGTGGCGCCGCCATACGACGTGCTGTCGGACGAGCAGCGCAGGAGCCTGGCCGACGGCCACCCCCGCAACGTGGTGCACCTCGACCTGCCGCGCCCGTCCGGGGAGGTGGATCCGTATGAGTCCGCGGCGGTGCTCCTCCAGCGCTGGGTCGAGGACGGCACCCTGGCGCGTGACGCCCGGCCCGCGTTCTATGCCTGCGAGCAACTCTATCGCGATCCGTCCGGCCGGGAGGCCGCGCGCCGCGGCTTCTTTGCGCGACTGACGCTCGAGCCCTTCGAATCAGGCTCGGTCATCCCGCACGAGCGGACGCTCGACCGCCCGCGGGCCGATCGCCAGCGGCTCCTGGCCGCCACCCGGACCCATCTCAGCGCCGTCTTCCTCCTGCATCCGGATCCGGGGGCCGAGGTGGCGCGTCTCCTGCGCGGGGCGCTCGAGGGGGATCGAGGGGTGGAAGCGCGGGACCTCGAAGGGACCCGGAGCCGCGTCGTCCGCGTGGAGGACGCCGAGCGGAAGGCCTTCCTGGCGGACCGCCTGCGTGGCCAGTGGTGCCTGATCGCCGACGGCCACCATCGATACGAGTCCGCCCTGGCCTACCGCGACGAGCGGCGGGCGCGCGGTTTTCGAGATGCGGAGCACGTCCTGGTGTTTCTCTGCAGCCTGGAGGACCCGGGCCTCGCGATCTTTCCGATTCATCGCCTGGTGCGCTCCCTGCCCGGCTTCGATCCCGCCCGCTTCGCGGAACGGATGGCGGGACTGTTCCGGCTCCTCCCGGCCGCGGATCCGGAGTCCCTCCTCCAGTTGATGACCTCGAGGCGCGACCGGCCGGGAGTGTTCGGGCTGGCGCTCGAGGGAGGACGCCTGGTTTTGGCCGAGTGGAGGGAAGGGGAGGGACTGACCCTGCCGGAGATGGCGCAAACCCCCGCGCCGCTTCGGAATCTCGATGTGGTCCTTCTGCACCGCCTGGTCCTGGAACATCTCCTGAAGATCACCCACGAGGCCGAGGCCGGGCAGGACCATCTCGACTACGTGAAGGACCGGCGCGAGGTCTTCGACCGCGTGGCCGAAGGCCGGGCGCAGATCGGCGTGCTCATGAACCCGACGCGCCTGGAGCAGGTGATGGCTGTCACCCGGGGGGGCTACCGGTTGCCGCAGAAGTCGACCTATTTCTACCCGAAGGTTCTCACCGGGCTGGTATTCGATCCCCTCGACTGA
- a CDS encoding ATP-binding protein: MALRSWVEPIEHTSPKTVRLALRWMLILATALILSPPGGIRLTVFDLGLVLAFVASNVALTALPERVFLSRNLEYVVVVADTFLVSLALFRAGLEGGDLPLAFFLNLLLAALGTDLLRIVAGATVVSGFYLYLMKRRGVEGVDLSALLMRIPFLYTAALYYGHLVHQGRKDQARTGLIERERIELKTFHEITAATTSTLELREVFYLIVQRIAQLVGARRCSVLTVDAKTGTCSVLASSDNPGVCGLVIDLDKYPEVRRAIDTRETVVINDIAAEPLMQPMKDTLDKLGYQSILVLPILYQDFLLGMLFLRAARVERRFTREEITACQVVANASASAIKNALLYEQLRHDAHARQQEAEKLQKILDQFPDLIYTTDREGRFTEFSRGGETMLGLSRGQVIGSSCLDLYPDPEARDRIRNLLEGARPLAGVETTVRGREGGLRDVLVAASPLKDAAGAPCGTVGIIKDITDLKSARRSLQVTEKLSAMGELVSGVAHELNNPLTGVLGYAQLLMGGATDARQRKSVERIFESALRCQKIVQNLLAFARRYPSEKRYLGLNGIIEKTLDLKAYQLRVNNLKVVKSLDPLIPKTMLDFNQMQQVLLNLITNAEHAIASNRGQGTLSLSTAARDGMIRLEVRDDGPGMPPEVLARIFDPFFTTKEVGEGAGLGLSVSYGIVKDHGGRIWAESRAGEGTSIMIEVPVVADAASEATPGAGQGPALAGRTLSILAVDDEAVILDLIVDAFGRDGRHTIDTAGSAREAIQKLERRTYDILLLDLKMPEMDGQQLFEEIRRRWPDMGRRVVFASGDTLHPATRHFLDHSGCPCVDKPFKLEHLANTIATLAGGAAPHPRSAAGG; this comes from the coding sequence TTGGCCCTGCGATCCTGGGTGGAACCGATCGAGCACACCAGCCCGAAGACCGTTCGCCTGGCCCTGCGCTGGATGCTCATCCTGGCCACCGCCCTGATCCTCTCACCACCGGGCGGCATCCGCCTGACGGTGTTCGATCTCGGCCTCGTCCTGGCGTTCGTCGCCAGCAACGTGGCTCTCACGGCGCTTCCCGAGCGGGTGTTCCTCTCGCGCAACCTCGAGTACGTCGTGGTGGTCGCGGACACCTTCCTCGTCTCGCTGGCGTTGTTCCGCGCCGGGCTCGAGGGCGGCGACCTGCCGCTGGCCTTCTTCCTCAACCTCCTGCTCGCGGCGCTGGGGACCGACCTCCTGCGCATCGTGGCGGGCGCCACGGTCGTGTCGGGGTTCTATCTGTATCTAATGAAACGCCGCGGCGTCGAGGGGGTCGATCTCTCCGCCCTCCTGATGCGCATCCCGTTCCTGTACACCGCCGCCCTGTACTACGGCCACCTGGTCCACCAGGGGCGGAAGGACCAGGCGAGAACCGGTCTGATCGAGCGCGAACGCATCGAGCTCAAAACGTTTCACGAGATCACGGCCGCGACCACCTCCACCCTGGAGCTGCGCGAGGTCTTCTACCTGATCGTGCAGCGCATCGCGCAGCTGGTGGGCGCCAGGCGCTGCTCCGTGCTGACGGTGGATGCGAAGACGGGCACCTGTTCCGTGCTCGCGAGCAGCGACAATCCCGGGGTCTGCGGCCTCGTGATCGACCTCGACAAGTACCCCGAGGTGCGCAGGGCGATCGACACCCGCGAGACGGTGGTGATCAACGACATCGCGGCCGAGCCGCTCATGCAGCCGATGAAGGACACCCTGGACAAGCTGGGATACCAGTCCATCCTGGTCCTGCCCATCCTGTACCAGGACTTCCTCCTGGGGATGCTGTTCCTGCGGGCGGCGCGCGTCGAGAGGCGCTTCACGCGCGAGGAGATCACCGCCTGCCAGGTCGTGGCCAACGCGTCCGCCAGCGCCATCAAGAACGCCCTGCTCTACGAGCAGCTGCGCCACGACGCGCACGCGCGGCAGCAGGAAGCGGAGAAGCTGCAGAAGATCCTCGACCAGTTCCCGGACCTCATCTACACGACCGACCGCGAGGGGCGGTTTACCGAGTTCAGCCGTGGGGGGGAGACGATGCTCGGGCTCTCGCGCGGCCAGGTGATCGGCTCGAGCTGCCTGGACCTCTACCCGGATCCCGAGGCGCGCGACCGCATCAGGAACCTGCTCGAAGGGGCGCGGCCCCTCGCGGGCGTGGAGACCACGGTGCGCGGCCGGGAGGGCGGCCTGCGCGACGTGCTGGTGGCCGCCTCGCCCCTGAAGGACGCGGCCGGGGCGCCCTGCGGGACGGTCGGCATCATCAAGGACATCACCGACCTGAAATCGGCGAGACGGTCCCTTCAGGTCACCGAGAAGCTGTCCGCCATGGGGGAGCTGGTCAGCGGCGTGGCGCATGAGCTGAACAATCCCCTGACCGGCGTCCTGGGCTACGCGCAGCTCCTCATGGGGGGGGCCACGGACGCCAGGCAGCGCAAATCGGTGGAGCGGATCTTCGAGTCGGCCCTTCGCTGCCAGAAGATCGTCCAGAACCTCCTGGCGTTCGCCCGGCGGTATCCCTCGGAGAAGCGCTACCTGGGGCTCAACGGCATCATCGAGAAGACCCTCGATCTGAAGGCCTACCAGCTGCGGGTCAACAACCTGAAGGTGGTGAAGAGCCTGGATCCGCTCATCCCCAAGACGATGCTCGATTTCAACCAGATGCAGCAGGTCCTGCTGAACCTGATCACCAACGCCGAGCACGCCATCGCGTCCAACCGGGGCCAGGGGACCCTGAGCCTGTCCACTGCGGCGCGGGACGGCATGATCCGCCTGGAGGTGCGCGACGACGGGCCGGGGATGCCGCCCGAGGTCCTGGCCAGGATCTTCGATCCGTTCTTCACGACCAAGGAGGTCGGCGAGGGGGCGGGTCTGGGACTGTCGGTCTCGTACGGGATCGTCAAGGATCACGGGGGGCGGATCTGGGCCGAGAGCCGCGCGGGCGAGGGGACGAGCATCATGATCGAGGTGCCGGTCGTCGCCGACGCCGCCTCCGAGGCGACGCCGGGGGCGGGGCAGGGACCGGCGCTCGCCGGCCGGACTCTGAGCATCCTGGCCGTGGATGACGAGGCGGTCATTCTCGACCTGATCGTGGACGCGTTCGGCCGGGACGGCCGACACACGATCGACACCGCCGGGAGCGCGCGCGAGGCGATTCAGAAGCTCGAGCGCCGCACCTACGACATCCTCCTCCTCGATCTCAAGATGCCCGAAATGGACGGCCAGCAGCTGTTCGAGGAGATCCGGCGGCGCTGGCCCGACATGGGTCGCCGGGTGGTCTTCGCCTCGGGGGACACGCTCCATCCGGCCACGCGGCATTTCCTGGATCATTCCGGCTGTCCCTGCGTGGACAAGCCGTTCAAGCTCGAGCACCTGGCGAACACGATTGCCACCCTCGCCGGGGGCGCCGCGCCGCATCCCCGCTCGGCAGCGGGCGGCTGA
- a CDS encoding thioredoxin domain-containing protein encodes MNAPRLIMLPTLLVVALAVPSAGRAETHPPITDLSRLKEVDWTGLSDAQKKIALKVMNENDCNCGCKMTIATCRDRDSSCRRSLIFSRTIIDSLREGKPEAEVVTVLKAKAGTFVEVKLPDDAGVAYNIDIDGSPVRGPKEARVVIVEFSDFQCPFCAGVQSTLEQVLKAFPKEVKLVFKQFPLNIHQYARQAAVASMAANAQGKFWPLHDKMFQNFSAINEENIKKWAKEVGLNQAEFEKAMQSGRHEAQVQKDLADGAAARVLGTPSMFINGKRVQDRSFEGFKKVILEELAAEKSSPPPSTTRPDTVKRTPGRS; translated from the coding sequence ATGAACGCCCCGCGCCTCATCATGTTGCCGACGCTTCTGGTCGTGGCTCTCGCCGTGCCGTCGGCCGGACGCGCCGAGACCCATCCGCCGATCACCGATCTCTCGAGACTGAAAGAGGTCGACTGGACGGGTCTGTCGGACGCTCAGAAGAAGATCGCCCTCAAGGTGATGAACGAGAATGACTGCAACTGCGGATGCAAGATGACCATCGCCACCTGCCGGGACCGCGATTCGTCCTGCCGCCGGAGCCTCATCTTCTCCCGGACGATCATCGACTCCCTGCGCGAGGGGAAGCCGGAGGCCGAGGTGGTCACGGTCCTGAAGGCCAAGGCGGGCACCTTCGTGGAGGTCAAGCTGCCCGACGATGCGGGCGTCGCCTACAATATCGACATCGACGGCAGCCCGGTGCGCGGGCCGAAGGAGGCCCGCGTGGTGATCGTGGAGTTCTCCGACTTCCAGTGTCCCTTCTGCGCCGGGGTCCAGTCCACCCTGGAGCAGGTCCTGAAGGCGTTCCCCAAAGAGGTCAAGCTGGTCTTCAAGCAGTTCCCGCTCAACATCCATCAATATGCCCGGCAGGCCGCCGTGGCCTCGATGGCGGCGAATGCCCAGGGAAAATTCTGGCCGCTCCACGACAAGATGTTCCAGAACTTCAGCGCCATCAACGAGGAGAACATCAAGAAGTGGGCGAAAGAGGTCGGACTGAACCAGGCGGAGTTCGAGAAGGCGATGCAGTCCGGCCGGCACGAGGCGCAGGTCCAGAAGGACCTGGCCGATGGAGCGGCCGCCCGCGTCCTCGGGACACCCAGCATGTTCATCAATGGAAAGCGGGTTCAGGACCGATCGTTCGAGGGCTTCAAGAAGGTGATCCTCGAGGAGCTCGCCGCCGAGAAGAGCTCACCCCCGCCGTCGACGACCCGGCCCGACACGGTCAAGCGGACGCCGGGCCGCTCTTAG
- a CDS encoding tetratricopeptide repeat protein, whose amino-acid sequence MTGRWSSLLAGPLLALLLYIPTLGHDFVFDDRGVIEANPLMHDIRDLPRLFVTPYWNAPLHSRLLYRPLTSASFALDRAISGMRPAWFHAVNVALHALATLLVAGLALELLPGRPAAAAVAGALFAVHPVHVEAVAGIVGRAEILAAIGVLSAIACHRRALLARPERATLWVAAAWVSALGGVLAKESAIVTPLLVLLAERTMPGVQAASRARRLVLHAGYGMVALGYLGIRAAVLGTIGPGQPIPFVDNPAAAAGAVAGRLTGLGTLARYARLLLWPDRLSADYSYDQIPVIRSLFDPLAILGLLILVAVVVGGARLVRRAPACAFALLFTAATACLTTNVVLFIGTLLAERLMYLPSVGLCLLAGWAVGRSTGPRARWILGGAAALAVLLLAGRSWARIPEWKDDFSLYSSAARVSPRSARIRYNLGNGHLKAGRYAEAEMNYREALRIYPEFQDARVNLGMALLQLHRAQDGLALLEAAVRLDPQSADLAVNVGTAYQALGDEARAEAAFRRALELDPRSARAWNNLGSIELRRGNAEEAAEVIARAVAIDPHMAVFRVNLADALNAAARTSEAAEQFREAYRIDPDLPEAHRGLGEVALSRGDLETAEREFRLAAGARVPSARAANFLGYVLTRTERYSEAVVQYEKAIAIQPDLADAHASLGLLYAARAGDRARAIEHLRTSLRLDPAQARAEDLRALLDRLEKRQGGVSGPGARPNTRTGS is encoded by the coding sequence TTGACGGGCCGCTGGTCGTCCCTCCTCGCCGGTCCGCTGCTTGCCCTCCTGTTGTACATCCCGACGCTCGGGCACGATTTCGTGTTCGACGATCGCGGCGTGATCGAAGCCAACCCCCTCATGCACGACATCCGCGACCTGCCCAGGCTGTTCGTGACACCGTACTGGAACGCGCCGCTGCACTCCCGGCTGCTCTACAGGCCCCTGACCAGCGCCTCGTTCGCTCTCGACCGCGCGATCTCCGGAATGCGGCCGGCCTGGTTTCATGCGGTCAACGTGGCGCTGCACGCCCTCGCCACGCTTCTCGTCGCCGGGCTGGCGCTCGAGCTTCTGCCGGGCCGGCCGGCGGCGGCCGCAGTCGCAGGCGCGCTCTTCGCGGTCCATCCCGTGCACGTGGAAGCGGTGGCGGGTATCGTCGGCCGCGCCGAAATCCTGGCCGCGATCGGCGTCCTCTCGGCCATCGCGTGCCATCGCCGCGCGCTTCTGGCCCGCCCGGAGCGGGCCACTCTGTGGGTCGCGGCGGCATGGGTTTCGGCCCTGGGCGGCGTCCTGGCCAAGGAATCGGCCATCGTCACGCCGCTTCTGGTCCTTCTGGCCGAACGGACGATGCCCGGAGTGCAGGCCGCCTCGCGCGCCCGGCGCCTCGTGCTGCACGCGGGGTACGGCATGGTCGCGCTCGGCTACCTCGGGATCCGTGCGGCGGTCCTGGGGACGATCGGACCCGGCCAGCCGATCCCATTCGTCGACAACCCGGCCGCCGCAGCGGGGGCCGTCGCGGGCCGTCTGACGGGGCTGGGAACGCTCGCGCGCTATGCCCGCCTGCTCCTCTGGCCCGACCGGCTGTCCGCCGATTATTCCTACGATCAGATCCCGGTCATCCGGAGCCTTTTCGATCCCCTGGCGATCCTGGGGCTCCTCATCCTGGTGGCGGTCGTGGTGGGAGGCGCACGGCTGGTGCGCCGGGCCCCCGCGTGCGCCTTCGCGCTGCTGTTCACGGCGGCGACCGCCTGCCTGACCACGAACGTGGTCCTGTTCATCGGCACCCTCCTGGCGGAGCGCCTGATGTACCTGCCGAGCGTCGGCCTGTGCCTCCTGGCCGGCTGGGCCGTCGGACGGTCGACGGGTCCGCGGGCGCGGTGGATCCTGGGCGGCGCCGCGGCGCTCGCCGTCCTCCTCCTCGCGGGGCGCTCGTGGGCGCGCATTCCGGAGTGGAAGGATGATTTCTCCCTCTACAGCAGCGCGGCGCGCGTCTCCCCTCGATCCGCGCGCATCCGTTACAACCTGGGCAACGGTCACCTGAAGGCCGGTCGGTACGCCGAAGCCGAGATGAACTATCGGGAGGCGCTCCGGATCTACCCGGAGTTCCAGGATGCCCGCGTCAATCTGGGGATGGCGCTCTTGCAGCTGCACCGGGCGCAGGACGGCCTGGCGCTCCTCGAGGCGGCCGTGCGCCTCGATCCCCAAAGCGCCGATCTCGCCGTGAACGTCGGCACGGCGTACCAGGCCCTCGGAGATGAGGCACGGGCGGAGGCGGCGTTCCGCCGCGCCCTGGAGCTCGACCCGCGATCCGCGCGAGCCTGGAACAACCTGGGATCCATCGAGCTGCGACGCGGAAACGCGGAGGAGGCGGCGGAGGTGATCGCGCGAGCGGTCGCGATCGATCCGCACATGGCCGTCTTTCGGGTCAACCTCGCGGACGCGCTCAACGCCGCGGCGCGCACGAGCGAGGCGGCGGAGCAGTTCCGGGAGGCCTACCGGATCGATCCGGACCTGCCCGAAGCCCATCGCGGCCTCGGAGAGGTGGCCCTGAGCCGGGGCGACCTCGAGACCGCCGAGCGCGAATTCCGGCTGGCGGCCGGGGCGCGGGTGCCCTCGGCGCGGGCCGCCAATTTCCTGGGATATGTGCTGACCCGCACGGAACGCTACTCCGAGGCGGTGGTCCAGTACGAGAAGGCGATTGCCATTCAGCCGGACCTGGCCGATGCCCATGCGAGCCTCGGCCTGCTGTACGCCGCGCGCGCCGGCGATCGGGCCAGGGCGATCGAGCACCTCCGGACGTCGCTCCGCCTGGATCCCGCCCAGGCCCGGGCGGAGGATCTGCGCGCGCTACTGGACAGGCTGGAGAAGCGACAAGGGGGAGTGAGCGGTCCTGGAGCCCGGCCCAATACCCGGACAGGCTCCTAA